A segment of the Butyrivibrio fibrisolvens genome:
GTTCACTAACCGTAACATCCGTCACTTCACTAGAAAGACTGTAACTTGCACTGCTTGCAATAGTTCCGTTTACTGCTATGGACTTGGACAGATCCTGCTTGATGATCTGCTCTGTAGCTGCCGGAACAGCCTCCACATCTTCACCCTTAGCCTTAGCAAAGGACAACGCCGATACTCCCACAGCGCCGGCAAGACATACAGCAATTGCAGCAAAGACCATCTTCTTATGAGACTTAATACCATTGCCGCACTTTATAAGAACTGCTTTAGGGCTTATCTTTAATCCATTGGACTTGCCATCTTCGAAAGCATCTTCTACAATCTCATCTTCACAGGCAAAGTCTTCATCTGGTATATCTTCATTGATCGAATCTTCATCCGCAAGCTCATCACTCAGCATATCATCATGGATATTATATTCGCCAATAAGATCCTCACCTATCATCTTCTCGTAGATCTTATCTTCGTCTATCAGATCTTTATTGCTACTATCCTCAAGAATGTCACCTTCTCCAATAATGCTCTCACTACTGGTATCTTCATTAGCAATATCTCCATCACCGTCAGCCACATTGCTATATATCCCGTTATTATCTATTGCCTGCTCATCTAATTCGTAATCCTTCATTATAGCCTCCGAAAAATAGTTCACGTTAATCTTCGAAGTACACTATAATTACCTATCTTTAAAGCAAGCTTTATTTAAACTTAAATATAACTTAACTCCCGCTCTGCTTCTTTGCAGTCTCCAGGACTTCATCAGACACTGCAAAAAAAGCCTTGACTATATCAGGATCAAAATGCGTTCCTGATTCTTCTTTTATGATATCGAATTCTTCAGGTGTAAGTTTACCGGTTTTATTAAGAATCGCATCAGAAATCCTTATCTTACCTATATCATGGAGAGGAGCAGATTTATATATATTTTCACATTTTCGAAAATTCATCTTTTTTACCAATTTTATCCAGGCGCAAAGCGGTTTTCGCTATCACCCCCCGTCTCAAGTGCCTATAAATACTGGATTTTGTTAATACAAAAGCACATACAAAAGTCACAATGCGCTATACTGATTGAAATATTTATCCTGTCTCGATATAAATGTTTTATTAGCATCTTTTTCTCAAAAACATTAAAATAACTATGGGATAATATCATTCTTCTTGTGGGGGAGTTACTGCCATATGATCAACGGGAAAAAAGTTGTCGCACTTTGCACTTATAGAATATATGAGCCTCAGGAATTTGCTTTCATTTCTGAGCTTAGCGAAAATCTAAAAAGTAATAATTGTCATCTTTTTATCTATACCTTAAATTCTGAAATTGGCATTGCTACTGATACTTCACCTGAAATCGAAGTTTTCGATCTGATTCCCTATGACAAGATTGATGTTGTTGTGATCATGAACGAGAAGATCAAGGTTCGTGATGTATCACAGAGTATTATTGACAGAGCATCTTCCAACAATATCCCTGTAGTCGTAGTTGATGGCGAATTTGAAAATGTCAGCATGGTAAGATACGACTATGCCAAGGGCTTTGAAAATGTTGTAAAGCATATCATCGAAGATCACAAGGTCAAAAAGCCTCATTTCATGGCAGGTCATAAAAATAATTCTTTTTCCAATGAAAGACTTGAAGTATTCAAAAAAGTTCTTGCCCAAAACAATATGCCTTTTGATGACAGTATGGTAAGCTATGGCGATTTCTGGGCACTTCCCTGCAGGACTGCAACTCAGGAGATTCTGAAAAGAGACGTACTTCCCGACTCGATCATATGCGCCAATGACATCATGGCCATCAATGTATGTGATGTTCTATCTGAAGCAGGCATCAGAGTTCCTGAAGATGTGATC
Coding sequences within it:
- a CDS encoding HD domain-containing protein, whose protein sequence is MNFRKCENIYKSAPLHDIGKIRISDAILNKTGKLTPEEFDIIKEESGTHFDPDIVKAFFAVSDEVLETAKKQSGS